AATACGGACACTTCGAACTGGTTGCTGGAAAACACGCTCGTATTCCTATTCCTCGGCTTCCTTATTTTTACGTACAAAAAATACCAGTTCAGCGACCTGAGTTATTTATTGATTTGCATTTACCTGTGCCTTCATGTCTATGGTTCGAAATACACTTACGCAGAAAATCCTTTCGGATATTGGCTGAAAGATGCGCTTGATTTACCCCGAAACCATTATGACCGTATCGTGCATTTCAGCTTCGGGTTCCTGCTCGCCTACCCCATGCGTGAAATGTTCCTCAAATGGCTGAAATTCCCTGCATGGGTCGCCTGGACATTGCCCATCGAGATCACTTTATCCATCAGCGCATTTTATGAATTGATTGAGTGGGCCGTTGCCGACATATTGTTTAAGGAACAAGGCGCTGCCTATCTCGGCACGCAAGGCGACATCTGGGATGCGCAGAAGGATATTTTCCTGGCATTTTCCGGGGCGATTATTGCTACGACAATTGTATCTGTCATTAAGAAAGTGGGTAATATTAATGA
This genomic stretch from Flavobacterium pallidum harbors:
- a CDS encoding DUF2238 domain-containing protein, translated to MPFTIAISRERKMLKQNRWLQAFIVVFVICWINSYIGNTDTSNWLLENTLVFLFLGFLIFTYKKYQFSDLSYLLICIYLCLHVYGSKYTYAENPFGYWLKDALDLPRNHYDRIVHFSFGFLLAYPMREMFLKWLKFPAWVAWTLPIEITLSISAFYELIEWAVADILFKEQGAAYLGTQGDIWDAQKDIFLAFSGAIIATTIVSVIKKVGNINEAQ